The Haloferax sp. Atlit-12N region AGTCTGTTCGAGTCCGTCCGCAACCCCGAGGTGACGACGAGCGACAAGCTTCGGACGCTGGCGCTCAGACAGGACGTGAGCAGCCGCGACGAGGAGGGAATCTTCGCCTCGGCGGACCGAAGCATCCGGTCGTACCTCCGCGACTGGGGCTTCTCCGAGGACTACATCGAGCACTTCGTCGCGCCCTTCTACGGCGGCATCACGCTCGACCGCTCGCTCTCCTCGTCGAAGCGGGTGTTCGAGTACACGTTCAAGATGCTCTCGACGGGGAGCACCGCAGTCCCCGCGGCGGGGATGCAAGCGGTTCCCGAGCAACTCGCCGACGCCGCCCGCGACGAGGGTGCGACCGTCCGCCTCGGCGAGCGCGTCGAGTCGGTCCAGTCCGACGGCGACGGGGCGGTCGTCACCACGGGCCGCGAGTCAATCGAAGCCGACGCGGTCGTTGTCGCCACAGACCCCAAGGAGGCGCGCCGCCTGACCGGCGTCGGGTCGATTCCGACCGAGGCACACGGCTGTGTCACCCAGTACTACACGCTTCCGAGCGGGAGCGGCCTCGACGCGGGCAAGCGCATCATGCTCAACGCGCCGAGCCCCGACCCCAACACAGTCGTCCCGCTTTCGACCGTCGCGCCGGAGTACGCCCCGCAGGGAACGGAACTCCTGAACGCGACGTTCCTCGGCGCGACCGCGCAGGACGAGTCCGAGGAGGAACTGTTCGAGAAGACCCGCCGGACGCTCGAAGCGTGGTACCCCGAGCGCTACTTCGACGACCTCGAACTGCTCCACACCGACTACATCTCCTTCGCGCAGTTCGCCCAGCCACCGGGGGTCCACGAGTCGCTCCCGGACGCCCGCGACGCTCCCGGTCGCGCGTACCTCGCCGGCGACTACACCACGTGGTCGTCGATTCAGGGCGCGATGCGGAGCGGGAAGGATGCCGCCGACGCCGTCCGCGACGACCTCTCGTAATCGCGCGCTTCGCCGTCGTTTTCCATTCACCGCCTACTTCGACAGTCAGAGCAAGCGTCGTAGCTTCCCCAGCGGCGGGAACGTGAGCGTCTCGGCCGCCTCCACGTCGCGGACGAGCGGCCTGAAGTCGTCGGCGTC contains the following coding sequences:
- a CDS encoding NAD(P)/FAD-dependent oxidoreductase is translated as MDDSHIAVVGAGLAGLVAARHLAADGADVTVVERRDDVGGRVRTRTKDGFTLDRGFQVLFTDYPAVRRELDLDALDLRRFTPGATICRPSRRAVLSDPLRDIGSLFESVRNPEVTTSDKLRTLALRQDVSSRDEEGIFASADRSIRSYLRDWGFSEDYIEHFVAPFYGGITLDRSLSSSKRVFEYTFKMLSTGSTAVPAAGMQAVPEQLADAARDEGATVRLGERVESVQSDGDGAVVTTGRESIEADAVVVATDPKEARRLTGVGSIPTEAHGCVTQYYTLPSGSGLDAGKRIMLNAPSPDPNTVVPLSTVAPEYAPQGTELLNATFLGATAQDESEEELFEKTRRTLEAWYPERYFDDLELLHTDYISFAQFAQPPGVHESLPDARDAPGRAYLAGDYTTWSSIQGAMRSGKDAADAVRDDLS